CCCCTTGTCCCCGGCGTCCGGCACGGCGGCGAGGATGAGGAGGTCCCGCAGCCGCTCCAGCAGGTCGGTGACGAACCGCCGCGGATCGTGCCCGCCCTCGATCACCTGCTCCACCACGGAGAACGCACCCGCCCCGTCCCCCGCCGCAAAGGCGTCGACGACGGAGTCGAGCAGGGCGTCGTCCGTATACCCGAGGAGGGCGGTGGCCATGGCGTACGTCACACCCTGCTCGCCGGCACCGGCGAGCAGTTGGTCCATGACGGACATCGAATCCCGCACGGAGCCGGCCCCGGCCCGTACGACCAGGGGCAGCACCGCGTCCTCGACGGGGATCGACTCGACGCGGCAGACGTCGGCGAGATAGTCGCGCAGGGTGCCGGGCGGGACGAGGCGGAAGGGGTAGTGGTGCGTCCGGGACCGGATGGTCCCGATGACCTTCTCCGGCTCGGTCGTGGCGAAGATGAACTTCAGGTGCTCGGGCGGCTCCTCGACCACCTTCAGCAGGGCGTTGAACCCCGCGGAGGTGACCATGTGCGCCTCGTCGACGATGTAGATCTTGTACCGGCTGGCGGCGGGCCCGAAGAACGCCTTCTCGCGCAGCTCACGCGCGTCGTCCACGCCACCGTGCGACGCGGCGTCGATCTCGATGACGTCGATGGACCCCGGCCCGTTCCGCGCGAGGTCCAGGCACGACCGGCACTCCCCGCACGGCTCCGGCGTCGGCCCGCGCTCGCAGTTGAGACACCGGGCGAGGATGCGCGCGCTGGTCGTCTTCCCGCAGCCGCGTGGCCCGCTGAACAGATACGCGTGGTTGACCCGCCCGTTCCGCAGCGCCTGCTGCAGCGGGCCGGTCACGTGGTCCTGCCCGATGACCTCGCCGAAGGTCTCGGGTCGGTAGCGGCGGTAGAGAGCGAGCTGCGACACGACTACGACGATATCGGTGACCGCCGACAACGGCGCCCACCCACGAAATCCCCCGCCCCCGCCACCCCACCGCGGACAGCAAGGTGCCCCCCACGCACCCGCCAGAGCCCACCTACCCTTGCTGCCTTCCGGCCCTGGGGGAGTTCAGCGAGATAGCGCCGCGTGAGGGGCGACTCCACCTTAACCGATCCGACCCCCAACGAACGAGTTCGCGACCACCCCACCCCGTCTTGTACTCTTGCCCGCGGAGGATTCGCCTAGAGGCCTAGGGCGCACGCTTGGAAAGCGTGTTGGGTTCACACCCTCACGAGTTCGAATCTCGTATCCTCCGCACCCCGCCTGACCAGGCAATACGAAGGCCCCGACCGACTTGTCGGCCGGGGCCTCGTGTGTGCCATGGTCTCAGTTTCAGTCTCATTCAAAATCGGACATTCAAGCCAAATGGGCACTACGCCGTGGACGTGGAGGTGCACGCCTCACGGCGCCTCCCTGTCGTCGACAAGGCCGTCACACTCGTCCCGCACATCGCCATGCTCGATAGCATGACTTCGATCGCCAAGCGGAGCGGCTACGAGAGATCGTGCCGAACCAGACCGAGGAGCGAAGTGATGACCGAGCAGCACATCACCTCCGGCCCGCTGATCTCCATGCCCGCACTCACCCCGGCCGCCCTGCGCACCGCTATCGCCCAGATTGCCCCGGCACAGCTTCCAGCGTTCGCCGAGCACCTCGACCGAGCCGCCGAGCAAGCCTCTGCGCAGAGCACGATCACCCCGCTGCGCGCCTTCCTGCAGTACTGGGGCGAGTTCGTCGCCATACAGCGCAACCCGGAGCGAGCCGCCCGCCTGCGGGACCTGGAGGCCGAGGCCGACACAGCCGAGTCACCGGACGCACTTGCTCCACTAGTCGCGGAGATCCAGCAGATCCTGGGCGAGGCCCAGCGCGAGGTCGCCGGGTGAGCGACTGGACCTGGCACTACAACCCCGACGCCGAACTCGTCACCGCTGGACTTCCCGTCGAAGTCGTCGTCGAGGTGGAGCGGCTCGCGGAACAGCTCACCGCCCTCGGACACGACGCTGCGGCAGCCGGACGAGGCCCCGCCCACGGCGGCGGCCTGCGCACTCTCGACATCTTCGGCGGCCGCGGCTTCTTCATGTACCTCGCCCCCGAGCGGGCGCGCGTGATCTCCATCGTCCGAGTCGTGTGGGTGGGCTGACGCCTCCTCCAGCTGGGACCGACGCACATGGAGGGACAACGTGCTTGGTACCCGGTTCACACGGGCATCCTCACCGAAAGCGTTCTTCAACGAATTGACACCGCCGCCTGTTACACGACCGTAAGCAGTGTGATGATCGATGCAGCGAGTCCCACTGCCTTGTTGGTGCCATAACATCGATGCCGATGTTCCGCTCGTACCAGGGCTTGCCGGCCCCGAGGAAGTGGTAGCGCACCTGTCCGGGACGGATCTGCTGTTCGTATGGGATGACCGGCTGGCCCTCCATGCCGTGCATACGCTGAACGGCTCCATCGTGCGCAGCAGACAGGCGCTGCGGGCTCCGCCCTCCATCGGCTTCGCGGGCCATGACATCGCGGAGAAGTCTCTGGCTGACGAGCCGGTCCGATAAGCAGACGGCCCATATGCCTACGAGCAAGGTCAGGAGTGCCCAGTCGACACCGATCCGCCACCAGCACAGTCCCGCGACGATCCAGGCCATCAGCATGAGCACCCGGCGCTGCCGGCCCAAGCGGATGGCTTGCGCACAGCTCAGAGCGACTTCTGCGAGGTCGAAGCCGTGCGATGGGACCGGCCTCAGCTCTTTCGCCAGCACGCGACAGTGGACCCACCGGGCGTAATCCAGACCCAGCGGCACAATCTTCTGGGGATCCTTCTTCGTCCCGTCGGCTAACGTCTCCGCCTGAGACAGCTTCGCCTTCTCGTCCCGTTCCTGAAGCAGTTCCTTGATCCACCGCGGCGCAATCTGCCGGACGATCCCCCTCCAGCCCTGACGCAGTTTCGATTTGATCTGCTTGTCCCATTCCGGGCGCAGATGCGCGGCGGCACACAGCAAACGTGTCGCGTCCGACGGACCGTCATCGTCGTCGCCGAGATCGGGCGTCGGCACCGCCGGAAACCCCAGTGTCTTGTTCATCCCGGTGAACCGGTCAACAACCTGGCCAGGTACGGTCTTGTTGAACTTGGGACCTAACCCCATAGGCCACCCCTGGTGAACGACTACTCGCACGGCTCATGCGTCCGAACGTCGATCGTGCACTCAACCCCCGTGTCTGACTACAGTACGAAACCGGCCGAACTTCGGTTGAATGCGACCTCCTGGCGTCAACGGAGCTGACCAGCCGGGCTGGCTCGCGGCAGGCACGTAGTCTCAATTTTGGTCTCATTCGCCTCAGTCCAGGCGCGTCCCGACGGCCACCAGTGCGCCACTGAGCTGCAGGTCAGGACGCCGTTGTCCGCCCGCGAACCCACACGGCGAATTGGAAAGCGTGTTGGGTTCACACCCTCACGAGTTCGAATCTCGTATCCTCCGCACCCCGCCTGACCAGGCGAAACCGGGCCCCGCAACGGCATGCCGCTGCGGGGCCTCGTCGTGGCAGTAGCCGGTGCCTGTTGCAGTTTTGGTTGCAGTCGTCCCTCAGGCGGCGCCGTGAGCACCCTGGTCAGGCGCTCGCTCGGTGGCCCCGATCACGGCAGTGTCCGGCTTCGTCCACAACAGTCCGCACCCCCTTGTCCGTAGTCGCGGCCCCGAGGTTTCCGTCCGCCATCCCCAGCGGTGATGAGCCCTTCTCACGTTGCCGGTTTCCGCCCGGGTGGCGACGGGCGTTGACTGGTGGCGATCGACCGGGCAACGCCCGGTGACTCCGACTCATTGGCGACTGTCATGGCCTTCGGGCAACGCATCCTTCGGATGGCAGCCGCCGTGAGCCCGAATGGCTCGGCGCCGCGGTGCGACCACCTCGACGGACTCTCGCCGGTCCCACCCCGGTCGGACGGCTGCCACAGCTGCCAGGAACTCGGAGCGGGCTGGGTGGCTCTGCTGGTCTGCGAGTCATGCGGCTGGGTGGCCTGCTCCGACGACTCACCGAACCAGCACGCCAAGGCGCACTACGAAGAGACCGACCACCCCATTGCCCGCGCCCTCGAACAAGGAACCAGACCGCGCTGGTGCTACGTCCACCGGCGTCCGGTCTGATCGGCCGCCAGTCCCGAGCCGGCACCGTCCACGGCGTTTGCAGAAAGGGAGTTCCCCGATGGCCGAGACACGTCTGGTCCCGTACCGCGCGGTGCGCTGGCCAGGGGGGACGAGGAGCGGCGGAGCGCCCCCTGCCCCCCTCGCGGACCTGCCGGAGGTGTGTATGCCGCAACTGAACCTCATCCGGCGCGATCTGGCGGACCGGACGGTGATCTACCTCGCGGGTGAGATCGATCTGGAATCGGTGCCGCTCCTACGTGAGTTGTTTGCGCAGTGTATGCGCGAGGGTGTCCGAACCGTCGACGTCGACTTGATCGCCGTCACCTTCTGCGACTGCAGCGGTCTGCGCGCCTTCCTGGAGATGTCGCACCGGGCCTCCGAGGCCGGGGGCACGCTGCGTCTGCACGACCCGCCCACGGTGCTGGTCCGCATCCTCGACCTGACCGGCACCGCTTCTCTCCTGCTCGGCCAGCCGGCCGCGGCGTCGCACGAAGCCTCGCTCCGGCCGACGGCCGGTCCGCTCCTGCTGTGGCCCCCGGCCGCCTATGACATCGCGACGCAGGCCGTCGCGGCGCTGCCTGCAGTGCCCCGGGGTGCGCGGTGACACCCCGGCTCGGAGCCGCCGACAGCGGCCGTGCTCGCGCCACCCGCCGGTCTCGCACGCAGCTGACAACAGGCGGTCACTGTGTACATGTTGCTCATCCCGGTCCTGACGCCCTTGTTCTTGCTCGGCATGATCATCGGCCTGTCCTGGCTGGAGGCCGCCTTCTGCCTCCGCCGGTCGTGGCTCGTGCTCAGGGCCGGCCGGCCCGGTCGTCCCGTGCTGAGCCGGCAGCACCCCGCCCCGACGATGAGGTCCGGCGTGCGGCGTGCACCGCGCGGGCGGCGAGGCTGCCGGGACTGCATGACCGCGCTGCGCCGGACCTCGGTGTCCCTGTGGAACCAGGACGCCGACGAATGGGCCGCGGCGCTCACCTACTACGCGATACTCGCGCTGGTCCCCGGCGTACTGGTCACGGTCTCACTGATCGGGATCGCCGGCCCTGCCGCCACCCGGGATCTCATCAGCCAGGTCACGGCCATGGTCCCGGCAGACGTCCGAGCCGTGACGGAGCGCACTCTGCGGGACATGGCCGACCAGCGTGCCGGCGCCTGGCTGCTGGCCATCACGGGCACGGCGGGTGCCCTGTGGTCCGCCTCCGGCTATCTCGCCGTCTTCCGCCGCTCCCTGCACACCATGCACGGGGTACGGGACCACCGGCCCTTCTGGCGGACGGCACCGCAGACCGTGCTGACGGCTGCGGCGCTGCTGGCCCTGCTGGTAGCGAGCACGATCCTGCTCATGCTCACCGGTGAGGCGGCCCGCACCCTCGGCTCCGCCCTGGGCATGGACTACGCCGCCCTGACCGCCTGGAACGCGCTCAAGTGGCCGCTGCTTCTGTGCGTGGCGGTGGTGCTGGTGCTGCTGCTGTTCCGTAGCGGCCCACCCCCGACCCGCCGGATGCGGCGCATCGCGCCGGGCGGCGCGCTCGCTCTCGTCTTGTGGCTGGCGGCCTCCACGGGCTTCGCCCTCTACATCACCTGGGCCGGCACCTACAACCGGCTCTACGGCTCACTCGCCGGGAGCATCGTCTTCCTCGTCTGGCTCTGGGTGTCCAACCTCACCCTGCTCGCCGGCGCCCAGTTCAACGCCGAA
The Streptomyces sp. CNQ-509 DNA segment above includes these coding regions:
- a CDS encoding DUF6247 family protein — its product is MTEQHITSGPLISMPALTPAALRTAIAQIAPAQLPAFAEHLDRAAEQASAQSTITPLRAFLQYWGEFVAIQRNPERAARLRDLEAEADTAESPDALAPLVAEIQQILGEAQREVAG
- a CDS encoding UBP-type zinc finger domain-containing protein; protein product: MAAAVSPNGSAPRCDHLDGLSPVPPRSDGCHSCQELGAGWVALLVCESCGWVACSDDSPNQHAKAHYEETDHPIARALEQGTRPRWCYVHRRPV
- a CDS encoding STAS domain-containing protein yields the protein MPQLNLIRRDLADRTVIYLAGEIDLESVPLLRELFAQCMREGVRTVDVDLIAVTFCDCSGLRAFLEMSHRASEAGGTLRLHDPPTVLVRILDLTGTASLLLGQPAAASHEASLRPTAGPLLLWPPAAYDIATQAVAALPAVPRGAR
- a CDS encoding YihY/virulence factor BrkB family protein, producing MLLIPVLTPLFLLGMIIGLSWLEAAFCLRRSWLVLRAGRPGRPVLSRQHPAPTMRSGVRRAPRGRRGCRDCMTALRRTSVSLWNQDADEWAAALTYYAILALVPGVLVTVSLIGIAGPAATRDLISQVTAMVPADVRAVTERTLRDMADQRAGAWLLAITGTAGALWSASGYLAVFRRSLHTMHGVRDHRPFWRTAPQTVLTAAALLALLVASTILLMLTGEAARTLGSALGMDYAALTAWNALKWPLLLCVAVVLVLLLFRSGPPPTRRMRRIAPGGALALVLWLAASTGFALYITWAGTYNRLYGSLAGSIVFLVWLWVSNLTLLAGAQFNAELARLHPQRAREQIAAPTATDPDPAR